TTAAATGcaatacaattttctttaagattTCGTCTAGGTTTCCAAGAAATTTGAAGTCATTCCAATGCTGTGCTTTGGTGTTAAACAAATTCCATTAATTGAGGGATTGAGGGGAATataatcaaacaatattttgtgtatatttatgttttattaaagtttattaaaaataatttaaaacaaaaaaattataataattacaaaatcataaaaaagaaattataataaaaatatttaaaataataaaaaatcataattacaaaaattttgaaaaataaacagaaaaattataataaaatcatataaaaataaaataaaaataaattttgagttataaacaaaaatcaaataaaaaaagtcataaatttgtttaataattaaaaaatattaaaaaaaaaataaaattattttaaaaaaatcataaaatttgttacattttattaaaactatttaacCATAGTGCATTAATTATTCTACTATTATTgatcatatttattatttaaattaaaaaagaaaacctaTTTATATTATGAATTTTGTCTACTGTATAattattagttaaatatttatattatgcaGTTTTTTTAAGTGAATTTAATATAGTTAATTAATGTCAATATTTTATGTTTGAGGCAGGTTTGCTTTTTaccagtttattttattattaatactttttttaattttattatttatgtttcaGAGCTACAATGTATTTGGTGGCAACTAAGCAATGTAACTGCATGCGGTAAAAACATTAGACTAATGTGaccaactaaataaaaatatatgaactGAGTCTTGATATTTCAATTCTGTTATTATGATTGAAATTTGTTTCGGATTCTGTAATTTgtcattcatttaatttttagtgcaatttttttaagagaaatattgttcggttttaaatatattttcagaaaGAATTCTcttaagttgtattttaaattatggtACTTTTCATTATAAACATTTCTccagatttttttgtttgttactcCTTATTGTAGgaagaaagtataaaaataattttttggcatttttcacaaaaaagtttcttttagaaaattaaaatttttgacttaaaccttttttccaaaaaagcttcttttcataaatttctacaaaaaagcttttttgtcaaaaaagagTATCATTATCAAAATAGCTTTTTTACAAAGAAGGTTTTTTCGCAAATGaagctttttaataaaatatatataatttccaCAAAACAGACTTTTCTGGAAAATAATATCGTGAGAAAGATCTTCttcagtatatttttttttaaatatcttcagAAAATCTTATTATCACAGAAAAATCCGTGATATgacaagaaatttatttaattaaaaaaactctCTTATAActgctttaaaaacaaaacagctttttgccaaaatatgttttttttaacaaaaaaattttaattaatgaaatCAATGACTTGATCTTTTATgtgaaaagtaatttttaaattttttatgtgaaaagtaatttttaaattttatagaatatcccttttcaaaaaaagcttttttcataaaaaaaaattttttttttttttttaaaaaacttgtattttGCTCTTatcacaaaaaactttttgaccaaaaaatatttgtgttaccgacaaatttttttttgcaaaacaaaaacagctttttgaaaatataagatTATGAGCAATTTAATGTatgaatatgtacatataacaaTTATATTCCTGTGACAATAAACATTGTTCTCAAAAAGCTTTTAACGCAAACAAGCTATGTTCTCAAAAGAGCTTTTTGAACaaaatcttaacaaaaaataaattatatataaattgcattaatacaaaattttattattccaaaaaaaaattatagcacaaaaaagctttaatttccGCAGGAAGCATAAAGTTGTGAGAAATTTAactgtttaaaacaaataaaattatatgaatttaatgcaagtaaaatttgaatatatttagtTGGTCACatttggtttttatgttttactccTAACATCCATCCATTAACTATGATGATGGcgttgatgacgatgatgatctCAACTTGCGTCATGACATGATTACAGTGTCAGTCATGATCATAATTATTTGCACCATTAGTTCAGTTGCTTGTGTGGAGGAtgtgttttattgaatttttgttagCCAGTAGcattattaacaattaataGCGGTAGCAATAGCAAATAACTACTAACCGCACCATTTTCAagaagaaaattagaaaaatattttttaaaattaaaatttagaaatatgtaGTAGTTAATTACAACCAAAGCGTTATAATTGGCAGATATAGTATCTTCTTTTGTTATAAAACTTTCTTTTTGGAAATGGTGTTGACTTCTAAatgtaaagcagtaaaataatatttgtgcTTAAAGCATAAttatgtattataaaatttattattaaacaaattgaatcgagtttttaatacaatataatagaaaaattaaataatttaaaacaatataaattgaaTGGGTGGTGGTGGAATTTACTCTAATGTTTAgtatttataagattttattgtttaaagaaataaatatttaaatggtaCATGGCGCGCTTTTTAAACTCCATTGTAAGATGTAAGTAAATAAGGGTAACTaactatgtatgtaaatatgctTATGCAGTAGTGGTAGTAGTGTTGGTAACTCTAAAATGGCGATTAATAATCCGTTACATTTAAAATGGATGCTTTTGCGAAGGTGTTGTTTTTCTATGTAGTAAAGATGTATGcttgtgtgtgtgagtgtatgTGGTTaacatgtttttgtttttagttttaaccTCTATTTGctgttaattaaaaataaaaatatatgaattatttaataaaggtaataattaattataaataaaattatttaacaaataaggtataattaattttaagttattgcataaaaaaagtattaaaaattataaaagaaaacaattgcactatttaattataaagctttttaaaatttcattcgcTGAGATTTGATTTTTGTATGTGCTTTTCTAACTACATTgtgcttttttatttatatttagttaaattttaaaatagtttaagtgttttttttttttgttttgtagggaggggtttaattttattaataggATTTACTTTGTTGGGGAGGTACAAAACCGTAACCTGAGGCTCCTACAATCACGCCACTGGATTCATCAATTGCGTCTGGGGGAGATGGGGGGAAGACAACGGGTCCTGAAAAGAATATTGTagggaaaattattttattaatattaatttaaatgaaggcttaaaattatagcattattttaaaagtatttaattgaaatgtactaaatgaaaaatcagtttttctAGCTTGCTCGAAAGACgattttttgaatatgtttttaattattcagTTTTCCAGGCTTTTAATTTTGTAACTATATTTGAAATGCTCAAgctttaattaaatattcaaaaccTGCTATTATTCACTTAAATGGTTTGAAAATATCGAAAGTGTGCAACTTTctctaaatagaaaatttttaattttctgaatttgtttcattttatttaatatttaccacctttttcacaaaaacttacaaataaatattaatatataaataccactatggtggtgtagggtataaaaatattattacaaaaaattatgacattCTTTTAAtttgtacatacataaaatctatataatatttgaaagaatatatttttaaaaatattgaatcgTTTAACAAATGACTGCTTAAGGGTTAGTAAACCATTTTATGACTCTAAATCGGTGATCGGCATAAGTAGACCATGAGCAAGGATTTTAGTTAAGCAGATTCTTTCTTTGTTGTAATCTGATCAGCTATCAGTTTTTGAGAACTTCGTTGACATTCGTATTGTTTATAGGATTCTGATCGGCTATGAGTGCCAACTAGTGCTCAAAattctaaatacatataatCATTTATGCCAATAGGATTCTACATTACAGatgtttttgaataatttaaatttattaaaattttaaagagacAACAAGGTTCTGACCTAGGCAATTATTATTTGCAAAAcgacaaatatatatatattacaaAAGGTTTGAATTATCTTTACAGACAAAAGACAAGAGACCGcagataaaatacaaattatgtttaaatgCTCAATTTTTTTTACGCTTAACGATGCATTTTTACGCTTAGCGATGGTTTTCAAAACGGCGATGGTATAGGTACGAGTAattattttcttcatttaaagacagttttctatattctaaatTGAGTAATTACTAACTAGCtttaagagttttaaatataattcaaaatacTTACCTCTATTTTGTCTAGGATCTCTCACTTGTGTGGGCTGGGGGAAATCAAGTGTATTGAAATTGATTTGTCTGTTGGGCAGTTGGCCGAACAAGAAATTTTGGCCAGCCACCAAAACCAATGAAGCGCAGATGGCAAAAACAATCAttaactaaaattataaaaaaaataaataaattaaaataaatccaaataaaagaaaattactttttataaaCACCCAAACTTTGCTTTAACTCCtacataaaaaattactttctttgtGCTTCTAAACCATcgattattaaacatttatttagacaatagtttttttcattttttatttaccaacaatttattactttaaaaaCTTCATTAATCATTTTGTTGATTTGAAGTGTTTTAATgataaattttgtggaaaatcATTAACAATCATCACTTTAACCTCAAGTTCGGCCCTTTAGTAAACCCATAATTTATAAATCATAATATAAACATTGTCTTGGCCTGCTTGAACCTGCCTGCCAGCCTGCAGAAAACCACAAAATCATAAACGTAAACTGCCACTTAAGGCTTCCGCATTTGAAAGTTAAGCCAAGTGTCTGACTTTGAATGAAACTTAAGGAAACCTTGAAATATACTTTCCCAAACTCATGcctcaaaaactaaaataatataaaataaatatatttacaaacatttaagAAATTGCTTTAAAGGTAACTATGTActattatttatgaaaataaattgaagtGAACTTCAACTTCAGCTGGTGGCTGATATTGTTAAAGTGTAGAAATAAAGTTgggatttaaatatttttgcaggggcttttttaaagcttaagttaaattattattttatattggtattatttatgaattaaattatgtatggatatccaataatacACTTGAAAGAATATAAATGTTAAGTAATAAACTTTACTTGCAACAATGTTTAAAATCAgctttttcttgattttttttcttaaagtgttttaaataattttaggctATCACATTTAAACTCATAAAAGTAAAACAATACGTTTAATAACAAATGTTGTTCATGAGCAACATGTTGCACCAATGAATTGCCGAATAACAACTAAAACTGTTTATTAATGAATAAACGTTTTTAGGAAAAACAATGATAAGTACTAAATAGATAAAATTATGCCTCATAAAAACATAGACTGGTCAACAAACATTAACATTCACTTTTAGAAGGGggtgttacaattttttttctttcgtttcgtttttttttttacttttgcaaCAAACCTAAACAGTTTTAAGGCATTAGACAATTGCAGCCAAATGTTGTaatctattttataataaatacttcCTTGTTAACAGTTTTATGTAGAGGAAAGTTAAAAAATGAACTAGATAAAAGTTTTAGATAATAATGTTACACACGAGTTTGTATTTCATGTAAGTAGATCACTGGGATTGTTGAAAgtttaattgtaaaatttcttgCAAAAGTCTTAAGGctttaaaagaaacaatttaaaaaatactataaaatttaGTAATATTTAGGTCTTCTTAAGTTATTAcgaaatatatattattaaaagaTTCCTAGCAACatgattttatatataaaatgtgGAGAAAACAAATCTAAATAAGAACATTTGGCAACATGATgccaaaatatgcagttatagACAAAATATGAAGAAAACAAATCTAAATAAGAACATTTGTGAAACTTTTAGATTTTTAGGAAACATAAatttgctagcaacatgttgctgatatAAAACGAATTCTAGCAACATGCTTTTATAGATAAAAAGTGGAGaagacaataaaaattttaagaatttgcatgtttttttttttggaaaatattatgTTGCCAGCATTAATTGCTAGCAACatgaacaaaaaaagtattataatTTAGTTTAACAGAACACTGTCCTAAAGGCTTTAAGACTTTGCAAAATTAATCAATGGCAGTCATTCTTAGATCGACTTTTTCTACACAAAGATACTTAATATAGCCAATATAGTTATAGGAAACTTGTTTATAACAATAATCTCTAACTATATTTACTATAAAACATATTACCCCAACATTTAAAGGATTTATaagtatgaaaattaaatattttctctttATTAACACTATTTTTTAGTTATAATGTTGCAGGGAACTTATATATAGCAAACATTTCCTACTATATTCATTCAAACATAGGTTCCCTCAACTTGCAAAGCATTTCTAAgttgtgaaaataaaatattttctcttaAACATCATACTATTTTGATTATAATCTTTCTACACAATGAcatgctagcaacatgttggaATAAACATGTTTATAGCAAAAATCTGAATCTAGTTAAATAGATTATAAAACAGGTTGCCCCAACTTTTCAAGCATTCCTAACATCTATtttacaaaacacatttttatttacCAAGTTTCTGCACAATGTtatgctagcaacatgttgctgaaaacTTGTTAATAGCTAAGACCTCTAACTATattcattataaaatatattgcctaaatttttaaagcattcCTTTGTTATGAAACTGAAATATATGCcatcttaaataaatatgttgaatattattaaaaactttaaacactatgaacaaatttgaaaaaaaaaaattaccattttattttaatatttattaattatgttgcgaaaattgttttaaattaagtttttccaatttgttgtttaataaaccagctttgtaaatttataacgatttatttaattaacccagtatattttctattaaattttgtttttgataattaaatattacacGTAATCACGTCAAGTAAGctgtttttttcagtttgctTAAGTTTCTTTAAGTATATTTTACTTTGTCTAGATGTTATCAGTAATAATTTTACactaattatataaataataaagtataaaacaaaccaaacaaacTTGACCAGCCTTGGTAATAATATACATTTcaagatttttcataaaactgtttaattaaattccgagaatatataataattaaatatatgggaaatacagaaaaaacaatgtttattttatttaacaataaagaATGAATGTGAAAAATTCATTAGAATtcgtacaaaatttaaatattatcaaGAACTAAttgaaaaccttaaaaaaataaaagttgtaacaaaaaaaacgaAGGTTAATGCTAAACTTCAGTAatagaaattttacaaatatatgATGAATTTGACATTGCcgaattctttaaaattaaataagttttggacccaaatattttattagtttcTTTTGGTCGTGATTATATCAACAATTCGCTCTATTCTCACAAATTGTCATAACTCACTTTactaataacataaaataaatatgcttaataaaaattttgttcataatttgTGCCAATGACAAATGTTTGAAGTGGTTCACTGGCAggtaactttattttttgtataaagaaATCAACTCAACGCCTTCAAAATGTCTTTGAATGCTACaacataaaaactttattttgaaattaaatcatGTATTCGATTACTTGCTTGAAAAACATACATGTAATCGACTAAATTaaccataacaaaaaaaataaaaaaaagatatgaAATACTCACACACCAACAACTAAAAACAActtttacaataaattgtaaCTATTGACTTTGATctgatattgaatattttttaataaattaataataataatagaaaaaaaattaagcaaacaaataaaacaactttaattctATATGAAGGTAACTTGTACAACaagttcttttattattttttttgtttgtgtaaaaaaaattaaaattaattataattataataaaacaaacatacaaTTTATGTATCTACTTATGTAAAATAAACATGCTAACtaatacaaacaatttaatttgaattgaaattttgtgtaaaGAAAAACCTTAATAATTTTATAGGTGTTAAAAATGAACTacttaaaatatctgaaaaaaaaattgaagaggGGTCTTGAGTCTCTGGGGCATATtctttatattcatttattcgTGAAACTAACAAAGCaattaaaatgcaaataatAAACGATAATAGGTGAAGTTATTGATCATATGGAAAGCGAACAGAgcgttttttgaatatttattcaatttatcacaatatttttttaaacaaatagtaataaactatatacaaattttgatcttgtgagtatttttgttataataatcgaaatttttaatgaattaatgtcaattttagattttgtaaGTAATTGTCCCTGGGGTACATGCGCTACAttacttatttatattgaaatataataattttttttaaaatatttttcaattatttatattgcaatgaattataaacaaatttaatttgttgcaTGCAACATATCATACAtgtgttttattataaatgtatttttaaatgacAACTTGGCGAAAAAGCCTTAACTACAACCTATTATAGTACATTCATTAAAAGTTGAAATCCATAATTACAATTTAACGTATATATTAGTAGTGGCATGAGCACCCAATGCCATTTATACGATTATCAATTGGTAATTATGGGCGAAGTTTCATTTGCCCTCTCGTTAACAGGTGCCCAAATGTTTGAATTGTTTTGTGAAACAAAATAGTTGCtacatataattataattttaaaacgaaATATGAAGTAATATTGgtatggagaaaaaatattttccatttaatGGGTGATCCATAAAGTTAAACATAGAAGTCATATAAAGTACGAACATATCATCAATCGTAGgcttataaatataatttaattttagctttaatcgttggCCTTTATAATTCTTAACGTAGCCTTTATACagtataaactaaaaaaatactaaataaattaattaaataatagctGTCCTAATATAGCTAAAATTGTTGGTCTTCATAAAGTGTACAAATAAATTGTAGGTCTTTCAAATTACTAATATACAATAATCATTATAATCGAAATTTAAAACCATGTAGTTTTTTTTGGATAGAAATCGCAATATTTAATACTCTAAAGTTAAAAGATGACAATAAGTGGTATATTGAAtactaataataacaatttgatTTCTTTCCATCTaagattatttatatttattctataaaaaaaatctgcataaaaaattaaataaaatttaaaattcctttaaTAAGACAAATATAGACATAAAGAAGACATAACAATAGACTCTATCGAACTATAACATCGGCTAGAAATAAATTATCATCTCAACTAAACTCCACATACAAAAGTAAACCAAGTTCTCATCATGCAATAaagcacaaaaataaaaaaaataaaaacttaataaatatttattagatgaaaattcaaaaaaagaaaaaattaaaacaaatttataacaaaacaatttcaagacaaaaaaattcaactttggtgACCCAAACCAGAGCTGCTTTAAAGAAGATTGCAATAGATGATAACACCTCGACTTAGAAGACAAAGGCACAAGTTAGTTACCTCAAGTACTGCATCTAAATACAAACCGAAGAACTTAAACTAAACAAAGTCTAACACAAATTGTACAAGTACAACTCTGTATTTATTTGAACATGTTTGAAAACAATGTACCTAACTCTGTTactagtaataataataataataataacagtgTAAAGACAATTTGCTTTAAGATGTTTAAAAGCAAGCTACTGTTAgattattttagttattttgtgttttaacaaatgttttgtTGTTAGTTCTTTAATGATCATTAAGatcacgtttttttttttggttgtgaaaaaatatttcagctaaataaatttgtatgtagttcttgtttttattttaaacaaaaatattatttgaaaccAATTAGTTTACTGCTACT
The nucleotide sequence above comes from Calliphora vicina chromosome 1, idCalVici1.1, whole genome shotgun sequence. Encoded proteins:
- the LOC135955310 gene encoding uncharacterized protein LOC135955310, encoding MKFLMIVFAICASLVLVAGQNFLFGQLPNRQINFNTLDFPQPTQVRDPRQNRGPVVFPPSPPDAIDESSGVIVGASGYGFVPPQQTNRG